The Pirellulimonas nuda genome includes a region encoding these proteins:
- a CDS encoding sulfatase family protein, protein MRDPKTWVLAAACVLGAAARADERPNFVVFIADDMNWDDSGAYGHPAIRTPHIDRLARQGLLFRHAYLTTSSCSPSRASIITGKHPHNTGAEQLHWPIPAGTQTFVGRLKSMGYYTAAAGKWHMGDAVRDHFDKIYEASPDGFVLPTGGRGGPARMIAQQPSGCEDWQRALAGRDPSKPFFLWLAALDPHREYAEGALDPPHRPGDVIVPPHLPDTPEVREDLRLYYDEIGRLDGYVGKVMAGLREQGVADNTVVLLISDNGRPFPRDKTTLYDGGIRTPLVVRWPAKVRGGQTTDALVSAVDLAPTILELASVGDAGPAPFDGEGSSFAATLTDPAATRRRFAFAEDHWHDYEDHARAVVDQRFKLIRNDYVDLPPTPPADAGRGLSWQCMLRLQAAGGLTPAQQACFLAPRPRWELYDLRRDPGELHNRIDDPAYAGVATRMKRALREWTAETGDYIPSRRTPDEFDRATGEPDNTVRKRPRPSKHDMFGAHGKY, encoded by the coding sequence GTGCGTGATCCAAAAACTTGGGTGTTGGCCGCTGCGTGCGTGCTGGGCGCCGCGGCGCGGGCCGACGAGCGGCCCAACTTTGTCGTGTTCATCGCAGACGACATGAACTGGGACGACAGCGGCGCCTACGGCCATCCGGCCATCCGCACGCCGCACATCGATCGGCTCGCCCGACAGGGTCTGTTGTTCCGGCACGCCTACCTGACGACCAGCTCTTGCAGCCCGTCGCGGGCCAGCATCATCACGGGCAAGCACCCTCACAACACGGGCGCCGAACAGCTCCACTGGCCGATCCCCGCGGGGACTCAGACGTTTGTCGGGCGACTCAAGTCGATGGGCTACTACACCGCCGCGGCCGGCAAGTGGCACATGGGCGACGCGGTCCGCGACCACTTTGACAAGATCTACGAGGCCTCTCCCGATGGATTCGTGCTTCCGACCGGAGGCCGGGGCGGCCCGGCGCGGATGATCGCGCAGCAGCCAAGCGGCTGCGAGGATTGGCAGCGGGCGCTCGCCGGGCGCGACCCGTCGAAGCCCTTCTTCCTCTGGCTGGCGGCCCTCGATCCCCACCGCGAGTACGCCGAGGGCGCCCTCGATCCGCCGCACCGGCCCGGAGACGTGATCGTTCCGCCGCACCTGCCAGACACGCCCGAGGTCCGCGAAGACCTGCGGCTCTACTACGACGAGATTGGCAGGCTCGACGGCTACGTCGGCAAGGTGATGGCCGGTCTCCGGGAACAGGGGGTCGCCGACAATACGGTCGTGCTGCTGATCAGCGACAACGGACGCCCGTTCCCCCGCGACAAAACGACGCTCTACGACGGCGGCATCCGCACGCCGCTGGTCGTCCGCTGGCCCGCCAAGGTCCGCGGCGGGCAGACGACCGACGCGTTGGTCAGCGCGGTAGACCTGGCGCCGACGATCCTTGAGCTGGCGAGCGTCGGGGACGCGGGCCCGGCCCCGTTCGACGGTGAAGGATCAAGCTTCGCCGCTACGCTCACGGACCCCGCCGCGACGCGACGGCGGTTCGCGTTTGCCGAGGACCACTGGCACGACTACGAAGACCACGCACGCGCGGTGGTCGACCAACGCTTCAAGCTGATCCGCAACGACTACGTCGACCTGCCCCCCACCCCGCCGGCCGACGCCGGGCGCGGGCTTTCGTGGCAGTGCATGTTGAGGCTGCAAGCCGCGGGGGGGCTCACGCCGGCGCAGCAGGCCTGCTTTCTTGCGCCCCGCCCGCGGTGGGAGCTGTACGACCTGCGGCGCGACCCCGGTGAGCTGCACAACCGAATCGACGACCCCGCGTACGCGGGCGTCGCGACACGCATGAAGCGGGCGCTCCGGGAGTGGACCGCAGAAACCGGCGACTACATCCCCAGCCGGCGCACCCCCGACGAGTTCGACCGCGCGACCGGGGAACCCGACAACACCGTCCGCAAACGACCGCGCCCGTCGAAGCACGACATGTTCGGCGCCCATGGGAAATACTGA